Proteins encoded by one window of Chondromyces crocatus:
- a CDS encoding ABC transporter ATP-binding protein yields MLLEVNDLCTQFSTEEGVVRAVDGISFAVDRGEVLGIVGESGSGKSVTSLSILRLIPDPPGRITGGQILFEASPGATEDLVRVREGRMEQIRGDRIAMIFQDPMTSLNPYLRVGQQLAEVLVLHKRMTRKAARERSIELLKQVGIPAAASRIDDYPHQLSGGMRQRVMIAMALLCDPDLLIADEPTTALDVTIQAQILDLIQARREAQGIAVILITHDLGVVARMADRVAVMYAGRIVEEGTTEEIFHTPQHPYTVGLRRSIPRLDAARGQRLEPIPGLPPSLARVPPGCPFHPRCEHVMDVCRQVAPAPRVIGAEAKGIESGAAPAMGEGREGRRGLHVVRCHLGDPAMPSDPAMPSAGAVS; encoded by the coding sequence GTGCTGCTCGAGGTCAACGATCTCTGCACCCAGTTCTCGACCGAGGAGGGCGTGGTCCGCGCCGTCGACGGGATCTCCTTCGCCGTGGACCGAGGGGAGGTGCTCGGGATCGTGGGAGAGTCCGGCTCGGGCAAGAGCGTGACGAGCCTGTCGATCCTGCGGTTGATCCCCGACCCCCCAGGGCGCATCACCGGGGGGCAGATCCTCTTCGAGGCGAGCCCGGGAGCGACGGAGGATCTCGTGCGCGTGAGAGAGGGGCGCATGGAGCAGATCCGGGGGGATCGGATCGCGATGATCTTCCAGGACCCGATGACGTCGCTCAACCCGTACCTCCGGGTGGGCCAGCAGCTCGCCGAGGTGCTGGTGCTGCACAAGCGCATGACGCGCAAGGCGGCGCGGGAGCGCAGCATCGAGCTGCTGAAGCAGGTGGGGATCCCGGCGGCGGCGTCACGGATCGACGACTATCCCCACCAGCTGTCGGGGGGGATGCGGCAGCGGGTGATGATCGCAATGGCACTCCTGTGTGATCCCGATCTGCTCATCGCGGACGAGCCGACGACGGCGCTGGACGTGACCATCCAGGCGCAGATCCTGGATCTCATCCAGGCGCGGCGCGAGGCGCAAGGGATCGCGGTCATCCTGATCACGCACGATCTCGGGGTGGTGGCGCGGATGGCTGATCGCGTGGCGGTGATGTACGCGGGGCGCATCGTGGAGGAGGGGACGACGGAGGAGATCTTCCACACGCCACAGCATCCGTACACGGTGGGGCTGCGGCGCTCGATCCCCAGGCTCGATGCGGCGCGAGGGCAGCGCCTCGAGCCGATCCCGGGGCTGCCGCCGTCGCTCGCGCGGGTGCCGCCGGGCTGTCCGTTCCACCCACGCTGCGAGCATGTGATGGATGTGTGCCGGCAGGTGGCGCCCGCGCCGCGGGTGATCGGCGCGGAGGCCAAGGGGATCGAGAGCGGAGCCGCGCCGGCCATGGGGGAGGGGAGAGAGGGGCGGCGTGGGCTCCACGTGGTGCGGTGTCACCTCGGTGATCCTGCGATGCCTTCGGATCCTGCGATGCCTTCGGCGGGAGCGGTCTCATGA
- a CDS encoding ABC transporter ATP-binding protein: MSHAPVDEKAVGAGPSDAGAGESASPGAGAALLEVQDLRVHFPVRRGLLQRQVGAVRAVDGVSFTVPRGATLGLVGESGCGKSTTGRAILRLVEPTSGRVRLDGVELTTLGARALRRERRQMQMIFQDPYASLNPRMTVLDIIAEPLRTHGLVRSREQTATEVAKLMEMVGLAPAYMRRYPHEFSGGQRQRVGIARAIALRPKLVVADEPVSALDVSIQAQILNLLEDLQRELGLTYLFVAHDLAAVRHLSTEIAVMYLGRVVERSETEALFAQPLHPYTQALLSAIPVPDPTVERQRRRLVLMGEVPSPLAPPAGCHFHTRCPHRMEQCSTEVPEFTERTPGRWVACHLQAPPPMPEAEA, from the coding sequence ATGAGCCACGCCCCGGTGGACGAGAAGGCAGTGGGCGCAGGGCCGAGCGACGCAGGCGCAGGCGAGAGCGCAAGCCCGGGAGCGGGGGCCGCGCTCCTCGAAGTCCAGGACCTTCGCGTCCATTTTCCTGTGCGGCGTGGCCTGCTCCAGCGCCAGGTCGGGGCCGTGCGGGCCGTGGATGGCGTGTCGTTCACCGTGCCGCGCGGCGCGACACTGGGGCTCGTCGGCGAGTCGGGGTGCGGCAAGTCGACGACGGGGCGCGCGATCCTGCGGCTGGTGGAGCCGACGTCCGGGCGTGTGCGGCTCGACGGGGTGGAGCTGACCACACTGGGGGCGCGCGCGCTGCGCCGTGAGCGTCGGCAGATGCAGATGATCTTTCAGGATCCGTACGCCAGCTTGAACCCGCGGATGACGGTGCTGGACATCATCGCCGAGCCGCTGCGGACCCATGGCCTGGTGCGCTCCCGGGAGCAGACGGCGACCGAGGTGGCGAAGCTCATGGAGATGGTGGGACTCGCACCGGCCTACATGCGGCGGTATCCCCACGAGTTCTCGGGGGGACAGCGGCAGCGCGTGGGGATCGCGCGCGCCATCGCGCTGCGGCCCAAGCTGGTGGTGGCAGACGAGCCGGTGAGCGCGCTCGATGTGAGCATCCAGGCGCAGATCTTGAACCTGCTCGAGGATCTGCAGCGGGAGCTCGGCCTGACGTACCTGTTCGTGGCGCACGACCTCGCTGCCGTTCGCCATCTCTCGACCGAGATCGCGGTGATGTACCTCGGTCGGGTGGTCGAGCGCTCGGAGACCGAGGCGCTCTTCGCCCAGCCGCTGCACCCGTACACGCAGGCCCTGCTGTCGGCGATCCCGGTGCCGGATCCGACCGTGGAGCGGCAGAGGCGTCGGCTGGTGCTCATGGGAGAGGTGCCGAGCCCCCTGGCCCCGCCGGCAGGGTGTCATTTCCACACGCGCTGCCCTCACCGGATGGAGCAGTGCAGCACGGAGGTGCCCGAGTTCACCGAGCGTACGCCAGGGCGCTGGGTGGCGTGCCACCTCCAGGCACCACCCCC